The Pseudobythopirellula maris genome has a window encoding:
- a CDS encoding acetyl-CoA carboxylase carboxyltransferase subunit alpha, translated as MSSATQLLEFERPIHDLEDRLRSLEALVDKSPEQRDQIRSLKRELVDVTKSLYSDLDPWDTVRVARLQDRPKFTDYAELVFDEFVELHGDKFFGDDRALRTGYAKIDGRKVMLVGHHKGKTFKERTECYFGCAHPEGYRKAMLKMKMAAKYGLPIVCLIDTPGAYPGIGAEERGQAQVIAQSMLEMSRLGTPIICVVIGEGGSGGALGIGVGDRVAVLEHAYYSVISPEGCAGILWKSHDFAANAARALRFTSRHLKQLGAIDDVIEEPIGGAHRDHYQMAGRLKMYLSKQLRDLAELPKEQLLAERYDKFRRIGEFLDSAGTAEHETAS; from the coding sequence ATGTCCAGCGCCACCCAGCTGCTCGAGTTCGAGCGTCCGATCCACGACCTCGAAGACCGCCTCCGTTCGCTCGAGGCGCTCGTCGACAAGTCGCCCGAGCAGCGTGACCAGATCCGCTCGCTCAAGCGTGAGCTGGTCGACGTGACCAAGTCGCTTTACTCGGACCTCGACCCGTGGGACACGGTGCGTGTGGCCCGGCTGCAAGACCGGCCGAAGTTCACCGACTACGCCGAGTTGGTGTTCGACGAGTTTGTCGAGCTGCACGGCGACAAGTTCTTCGGCGACGACCGCGCGCTCCGCACCGGCTACGCCAAGATCGACGGCCGCAAGGTGATGCTCGTCGGGCACCACAAGGGCAAGACCTTCAAGGAGCGGACCGAGTGCTACTTCGGCTGCGCCCACCCGGAGGGCTACCGCAAGGCGATGCTCAAGATGAAGATGGCGGCCAAGTACGGCCTGCCGATCGTCTGCCTGATCGACACGCCCGGCGCGTACCCCGGCATCGGCGCCGAGGAGCGCGGCCAGGCGCAGGTGATCGCCCAGAGCATGCTCGAGATGTCGCGGCTGGGGACGCCGATCATCTGCGTGGTGATCGGCGAGGGTGGCTCGGGCGGCGCGCTCGGCATCGGCGTGGGCGACCGCGTCGCGGTGCTGGAGCACGCCTACTACTCGGTCATCAGCCCCGAGGGCTGCGCGGGGATCCTCTGGAAGAGCCACGACTTCGCCGCGAACGCCGCCCGGGCGCTGCGGTTCACGTCGCGCCACCTCAAGCAGCTCGGCGCGATCGACGACGTGATCGAGGAGCCGATCGGCGGCGCCCACCGCGACCACTACCAGATGGCGGGCCGGCTGAAGATGTACCTCTCCAAGCAGCTCCGCGACCTGGCCGAGCTGCCCAAGGAGCAACTGCTGGCCGAACGCTACGACAAGTTCCGCCGCATCGGCGAGTTCTTGGATTCCGCTGGAACGGCGGAGCACGAAACGGCTTCGTAA
- a CDS encoding serine/threonine-protein kinase, which yields MAASDEIIGEYRMYHLIRAGALYEIWAVRPMSGTDLFAVKYLPKGQKYSRQAVAELKHEYEVGKALEHPAVIKTYEFGSTKTGAYLLMEYFKTPNLKQQITANVKALQWRVKELLTNAAAGLAHMHEKGWVHRDIKPDNYLVNDENEVRLIDFTIAAKQTGGLGKLFGGKAKVQGTYSYMAPEQIRGQGVDPRDDIYSFGCMVHELLAGKVPFTANSPNELLQRHLKAKPPTLTVADPNIHPQFAAYVQNQLLAKERKDRPSTMKEVMMKIKAEPIFYMPPKKPEPELEGEQESKES from the coding sequence GTGGCGGCGAGCGACGAGATCATCGGCGAATACCGGATGTACCACCTCATCCGGGCGGGCGCGCTCTACGAGATCTGGGCCGTGCGGCCGATGTCGGGCACCGATTTGTTCGCGGTGAAATACCTGCCCAAGGGGCAGAAGTATTCGCGGCAAGCCGTGGCGGAGCTCAAGCACGAGTACGAGGTCGGCAAGGCGCTCGAGCACCCGGCCGTGATCAAGACGTACGAGTTCGGCTCGACCAAGACCGGCGCCTACCTGTTGATGGAGTACTTCAAGACGCCGAACCTCAAGCAGCAGATCACGGCGAACGTGAAGGCGCTGCAGTGGCGGGTGAAGGAGCTGCTCACGAACGCGGCGGCGGGGCTCGCCCACATGCACGAGAAGGGCTGGGTCCACCGCGACATCAAGCCGGACAACTACCTCGTCAACGATGAGAACGAGGTGCGGCTGATCGACTTCACGATCGCCGCCAAGCAGACCGGCGGGCTCGGCAAGCTATTCGGCGGCAAGGCGAAGGTGCAGGGCACCTACAGCTACATGGCGCCCGAGCAGATCCGGGGGCAGGGGGTCGACCCGCGCGACGACATCTACAGCTTTGGCTGCATGGTCCACGAGCTGCTCGCCGGCAAGGTGCCGTTCACGGCCAACAGCCCGAACGAGCTGTTGCAGCGGCACCTCAAAGCCAAGCCGCCGACGCTCACGGTGGCCGACCCGAACATCCACCCGCAGTTCGCCGCGTACGTGCAGAACCAGCTCTTGGCCAAGGAGCGGAAGGACCGCCCGTCGACCATGAAGGAGGTGATGATGAAGATCAAGGCCGAGCCGATCTTCTACATGCCGCCCAAGAAGCCAGAGCCCGAACTCGAGGGCGAGCAAGAGAGCAAAGAGAGCTAG
- the truA gene encoding tRNA pseudouridine(38-40) synthase TruA: MSDPALEPARWLKLTVAYDGARFAGWQTQPGRPTVQDAVERAWREITGETVRVTASGRTDAGVHALGQVVGLSTSSTLEEGRLQQALNAKLPEDVVVLTVERAPEGFHATHDALRKTYRYQVHNSRTRPLFDRGRVWHAPSARLDETAMGQGGAILLGRHDFAAFESVGSERSSTVRTVLGCEVRREGDRVDITVTGDGFLYNMVRTIAGTLVEVGRGARPVEWVAEVLASRDRAQAGPTAPAHGLVLVSVEY, translated from the coding sequence GTGAGCGATCCAGCCCTCGAGCCCGCCCGCTGGCTCAAGCTCACGGTCGCCTACGACGGCGCCCGCTTCGCCGGCTGGCAAACGCAGCCCGGGCGGCCGACGGTGCAGGACGCCGTCGAGCGCGCCTGGCGCGAGATCACCGGCGAGACGGTCCGCGTCACGGCCAGCGGCCGCACCGACGCCGGTGTCCACGCCCTGGGGCAGGTCGTCGGGTTGTCCACGTCTTCTACTCTCGAGGAGGGCCGCTTGCAGCAGGCGCTCAACGCGAAGCTGCCCGAGGACGTGGTGGTGCTCACGGTTGAGCGGGCGCCCGAAGGCTTCCACGCCACGCACGACGCACTGCGCAAGACCTACCGCTACCAGGTCCACAACAGCCGCACCCGGCCGCTGTTCGACCGTGGCCGGGTGTGGCACGCGCCGTCGGCGCGGCTCGACGAGACGGCGATGGGGCAGGGGGGGGCGATCCTGTTGGGCCGCCACGACTTCGCCGCGTTCGAGTCGGTCGGTTCCGAGCGTTCGAGCACCGTCCGCACGGTGCTGGGCTGCGAAGTGAGGCGCGAGGGCGACCGGGTCGACATCACCGTCACGGGCGACGGCTTCCTCTACAACATGGTCCGCACGATCGCCGGCACGCTGGTCGAGGTCGGCCGCGGCGCCCGGCCGGTGGAGTGGGTCGCCGAGGTGCTCGCCTCCCGCGACCGGGCCCAAGCCGGCCCGACGGCGCCGGCCCACGGGTTGGTGCTCGTAAGCGTGGAGTATTAG
- a CDS encoding Uma2 family endonuclease, translated as MATVDAPDQVLSGLTGSGLVLEGVSWQTYERFLAGVGDERVFVSYDRGLMEIEMSPGHPHERGIDLLVGLIHSIRLLRGVAIEGGGSTTHRRDDLEKGVEPDACYWIANEKVMRGVEELDLTKHPAPDLVIEVDVTSRSVDRLGIYAALGVPEIWLLAEGVVSILLLDESRSYAESTNSKSFDFVNSRALTQAVNDSKTLGESAALDRLLTELKLR; from the coding sequence ATGGCGACCGTCGACGCTCCCGACCAAGTCCTTTCAGGGCTAACAGGATCGGGCCTCGTACTTGAAGGCGTGAGCTGGCAGACCTACGAGCGGTTTCTTGCAGGGGTTGGTGATGAACGCGTGTTCGTTTCTTACGACCGTGGCCTGATGGAGATCGAGATGAGCCCAGGCCATCCGCATGAACGAGGGATCGACCTCCTTGTTGGCTTGATCCACTCGATCCGCCTGCTGCGTGGGGTCGCCATTGAAGGAGGCGGCTCAACAACCCATCGGCGCGACGACCTTGAAAAGGGTGTCGAGCCCGATGCCTGCTACTGGATCGCGAATGAAAAGGTAATGCGCGGCGTCGAGGAACTGGACCTCACCAAACACCCCGCGCCCGACCTCGTGATCGAGGTCGATGTGACCAGCCGATCGGTGGACCGCTTAGGCATCTACGCCGCGCTCGGAGTACCAGAGATCTGGCTGCTGGCGGAGGGGGTGGTGTCGATCTTACTCCTCGATGAGAGCCGCAGTTACGCTGAATCCACCAACAGCAAGAGCTTCGACTTTGTCAATTCACGAGCCCTAACCCAAGCGGTAAACGACTCCAAGACGCTCGGAGAATCAGCGGCGCTCGACCGGCTCCTCACGGAACTCAAACTACGGTGA
- a CDS encoding aspartate-semialdehyde dehydrogenase: MFETIAIVGATGAVGGIIRKLLEERKFPHQRIKFLASKRSAGTKLTFGGAEHTVEELTPEVFADIDLAIGSTPDDIAKEFVPWAKQHGCVVVDESGYWRMDPNVPLVVPEVNPDAALAHKGVIASPNCSTTQMVLAMKPLHDAGRIRRVVVSTYQATSGAGVAGQRDLESGTRAALDGAKHDYEAFAHPIAFNCIPQIGSAKHMGYTSEEMKMVHETHKIFGDESIRVCPTCVRVPVSNCHSESILVETEHKISVDEARALFAGTPGVKVVDDLGAGQYPMPLDCDGDDHTFIGRIREDLSSDHGLAFWCVSDNLRKGAATNAVQIAELLVERGATV, from the coding sequence GTGTTCGAGACCATTGCGATCGTTGGCGCCACCGGCGCCGTGGGGGGCATCATCCGCAAGCTGCTGGAGGAGCGGAAGTTTCCCCACCAGCGGATTAAATTCTTGGCCTCCAAGCGGTCGGCCGGCACGAAGCTCACGTTCGGCGGCGCCGAGCACACGGTCGAGGAGCTCACCCCCGAGGTCTTTGCCGACATCGACCTGGCGATCGGCAGCACACCCGACGACATCGCCAAAGAGTTCGTCCCCTGGGCCAAGCAGCACGGCTGCGTGGTGGTCGACGAGAGCGGCTACTGGCGGATGGACCCGAACGTTCCGCTCGTGGTGCCAGAGGTGAACCCCGACGCCGCGCTCGCCCACAAGGGCGTGATCGCGAGCCCCAACTGCAGCACCACCCAGATGGTGCTGGCGATGAAGCCGCTGCACGACGCCGGCCGCATCCGCCGCGTGGTGGTGAGCACCTACCAAGCGACGAGCGGCGCCGGCGTGGCCGGCCAGCGCGACCTGGAGAGCGGCACACGCGCCGCGCTCGACGGCGCCAAGCACGACTACGAGGCGTTCGCCCACCCGATCGCGTTCAACTGTATCCCGCAGATCGGCTCGGCCAAGCACATGGGTTACACGTCCGAAGAGATGAAGATGGTCCACGAGACCCACAAGATCTTCGGCGACGAGTCGATCCGCGTCTGCCCGACCTGCGTCCGTGTGCCGGTGAGCAACTGCCACAGCGAGAGCATCCTGGTCGAGACCGAGCACAAGATCTCGGTCGACGAGGCCCGCGCGTTGTTCGCGGGCACGCCCGGCGTGAAGGTGGTCGACGACCTGGGCGCCGGCCAGTACCCGATGCCTCTGGACTGCGACGGCGACGACCACACGTTCATCGGCCGCATCCGCGAGGACCTCTCCTCGGACCACGGCCTGGCGTTCTGGTGCGTGAGCGACAACCTGCGCAAGGGCGCGGCGACCAATGCGGTGCAGATCGCCGAGCTGCTCGTCGAGCGCGGCGCGACGGTGTAA
- a CDS encoding HTTM domain-containing protein, giving the protein MKAVWKAISGHFSDLWGAWDWFWFSPADPVVLCAIRVLTGALLFWTHLVWSFDLSGFLGPEGWLAPELIAQKQAGRFVFSLFDWIGPAWLLWTVHVLYLVVCLMLMFGLFSRVVAVLAFLGALSYVEHVTPGAFFGLDKINCLLAMYVMLGPCGARYSVDRLRAERRGDEEPGAGAEPSISANIAIRLMQLHLCVVYLFSGLGKLQGELWWNGRAVWFSVANPEYRSLDMTWLANHLWLVDALTHATVLWELFYCWAIWNPLLRPWVLLGAIGIHGFIGLGMGMPEFALSMLVANMAFLAPVFIEGLFDRPARWASALFRPRKAAAEA; this is encoded by the coding sequence ATGAAAGCTGTCTGGAAAGCGATCAGCGGCCACTTCTCCGACTTGTGGGGCGCCTGGGACTGGTTCTGGTTCTCGCCCGCCGACCCGGTTGTGCTCTGCGCCATCCGCGTGCTGACCGGGGCGTTGCTCTTCTGGACCCACCTGGTGTGGTCGTTTGACCTGTCGGGTTTCTTGGGGCCCGAGGGTTGGCTGGCCCCGGAGCTGATCGCGCAGAAGCAAGCCGGCCGGTTCGTGTTCAGCCTGTTCGACTGGATCGGCCCGGCTTGGCTGCTGTGGACCGTTCACGTGCTGTACCTCGTGGTCTGCCTGATGCTGATGTTCGGCTTGTTCAGCCGTGTTGTGGCGGTGCTGGCTTTCCTGGGAGCGCTCTCGTACGTGGAGCACGTGACGCCCGGCGCGTTCTTCGGGCTCGACAAGATCAACTGCCTGTTGGCGATGTACGTGATGCTCGGCCCCTGCGGCGCCCGATACTCGGTCGACCGGCTGCGGGCCGAACGCCGTGGCGACGAGGAGCCGGGCGCCGGCGCCGAGCCCTCGATCAGCGCCAATATCGCCATCCGGCTGATGCAGTTGCACCTCTGTGTGGTCTATCTCTTTTCGGGCCTCGGCAAGCTCCAGGGCGAGCTGTGGTGGAACGGCAGGGCGGTGTGGTTCTCGGTGGCCAACCCCGAGTACCGCTCGCTCGACATGACGTGGCTGGCGAACCACCTGTGGCTCGTCGACGCGCTCACGCACGCCACGGTGCTGTGGGAGCTGTTCTACTGCTGGGCCATCTGGAACCCGTTGCTGCGGCCATGGGTGCTGCTGGGGGCGATCGGGATCCACGGCTTCATCGGCCTGGGGATGGGCATGCCCGAGTTCGCCCTGTCGATGCTCGTGGCCAACATGGCGTTCTTGGCGCCGGTTTTCATTGAGGGGCTGTTCGACCGACCGGCGCGGTGGGCCTCGGCCCTGTTCCGGCCCCGCAAGGCGGCCGCCGAGGCGTGA
- a CDS encoding TIGR03000 domain-containing protein: protein MKSTLTSCVLVVTATLAMASTADAFWASYGSYGGGSHGWFGRSTSSYGSSGSYGSSGSYGSSGSYGASVVVTSSSHGSTGSYGSSGSYGSTGSHGSSGSYGAVTVADNCGSHGGGFVKRLFTRIREHHASKASYGSSGSHGSTGSYGSTGSHGSTGSHGSTGGYGSTGSHGSTGSHGSTGGYGSTGGYSSVTVAKPVIVAKSTVTDSGVLSVNVPADAQVYVNDYATTSTGASRQFVSNGLETGKSYDYVVRVEYEMAGERVVETKIAKLTGGATASLDFTPAEAVAEVQQQDATETKLSLNVPAEASVTLAGLPTTQSGAEREYVTQNLAEGQAWEDYTVRVELAGKVQERTITLRGGETQRLNFRFDESVDQLVAAVGR from the coding sequence ATGAAATCGACTCTTACGTCCTGCGTCCTCGTAGTCACCGCCACCCTGGCGATGGCAAGCACAGCCGACGCCTTTTGGGCGAGCTACGGGTCTTACGGTGGCGGATCGCACGGCTGGTTTGGTCGATCGACGAGTAGCTACGGCTCGAGCGGCAGCTACGGTTCAAGCGGCAGCTACGGGTCGTCGGGCAGCTACGGCGCCTCGGTCGTTGTGACCAGCTCTTCCCACGGCAGCACGGGCAGCTATGGCAGCTCGGGCTCCTACGGCAGCACGGGTTCGCACGGCTCGTCGGGCTCGTACGGGGCGGTGACGGTCGCCGACAATTGCGGCTCGCACGGTGGCGGTTTCGTCAAGCGACTCTTCACTCGCATCCGTGAGCACCACGCCAGCAAGGCCTCTTACGGCAGCAGCGGTTCCCACGGCAGCACGGGTTCCTACGGCAGCACGGGCTCGCATGGCAGCACGGGCTCGCACGGCAGCACGGGCGGCTACGGCAGCACGGGCTCGCATGGCAGCACGGGCTCGCATGGCAGCACGGGCGGCTACGGCAGCACGGGTGGCTACTCGAGCGTGACCGTCGCCAAGCCGGTGATCGTCGCCAAGAGCACTGTCACTGACAGCGGTGTGCTCAGCGTCAACGTGCCGGCGGACGCCCAGGTTTACGTGAACGATTACGCCACGACCAGCACCGGCGCGAGCCGTCAGTTCGTTTCGAATGGCTTGGAGACCGGCAAGTCCTACGACTACGTCGTGCGGGTCGAGTACGAGATGGCTGGCGAGCGGGTCGTCGAGACCAAGATCGCCAAGCTCACCGGCGGCGCCACCGCGAGCCTCGACTTCACGCCGGCTGAAGCGGTTGCCGAGGTTCAGCAACAGGACGCGACCGAGACCAAGCTGTCGCTCAACGTGCCGGCCGAGGCGAGCGTGACGCTCGCCGGCTTGCCGACCACGCAAAGCGGCGCCGAGCGTGAGTACGTCACCCAGAACCTCGCCGAGGGCCAGGCCTGGGAGGACTACACCGTGCGGGTCGAGCTCGCCGGCAAGGTGCAGGAGCGCACCATCACGCTCCGCGGCGGCGAGACGCAGCGTCTCAACTTCCGCTTCGATGAGTCGGTCGACCAGTTGGTCGCCGCGGTCGGACGCTGA
- a CDS encoding protein-L-isoaspartate(D-aspartate) O-methyltransferase yields MRIRPHRSLLWRPVLWVIAVTLAAPASAQSLRDWEKLAEQMVAEEIVAAGVENERVVEAMRSTPRHEFVPLARRKLSYLDMALPIGSQQTISPPFVVAYMTEQLDPQPTDRVLEIGTGSGYQAAVLSPLVKDVYSIEIVPELGRRAARVLERLELDNVHTRIGDGYLGWPEAAPFDRIIVTCSPEKVPQPLVDQLAEGGVIIVPVGERFQQNLYRMTKVDGELKKETLRATLFVPMTGEAEEKREALPDPANPHLDNGGFEIVEGVTDDAPRAEGAAPRPAWWHYLRQFELVSGETSPEGSRHLRFFNDEPGRGCRALQGFAVDGRAVSWLRVRGQVRGDQIRKGPGRDEWPYLVITFYNDRRAALSNEVIGPFRGSFDWTQAERVAPVPLAAREAIVRIGLLGAVGEIAWDDLSVEAAQ; encoded by the coding sequence ATGCGAATCCGCCCCCATCGATCGTTGCTGTGGCGCCCCGTGCTGTGGGTGATTGCCGTTACATTGGCTGCGCCCGCAAGCGCCCAGTCGCTGCGCGACTGGGAGAAGCTCGCCGAGCAGATGGTCGCCGAAGAGATCGTCGCCGCCGGTGTGGAGAACGAGCGTGTCGTCGAAGCGATGCGCTCGACGCCACGCCACGAGTTCGTGCCGCTCGCGCGGCGCAAGCTGTCTTACCTCGACATGGCGCTGCCGATCGGATCGCAGCAGACGATCTCGCCACCCTTTGTGGTCGCCTACATGACCGAGCAGCTCGACCCGCAGCCCACCGACCGGGTGCTGGAGATCGGCACCGGCTCGGGCTACCAGGCGGCCGTGCTCAGCCCGTTGGTCAAAGACGTCTACTCGATCGAGATCGTGCCGGAGCTAGGCCGCCGCGCGGCGCGGGTGCTCGAGCGGCTCGAGTTGGACAATGTCCACACCCGCATCGGCGACGGCTACCTCGGCTGGCCCGAGGCGGCGCCGTTCGACCGGATCATCGTCACCTGCTCGCCGGAGAAAGTTCCGCAGCCGCTGGTCGACCAACTCGCCGAAGGGGGCGTGATCATCGTGCCTGTTGGCGAGCGGTTCCAGCAGAACCTCTACCGCATGACTAAGGTCGACGGCGAGCTGAAGAAGGAAACGCTCCGCGCCACGCTCTTTGTGCCGATGACCGGCGAGGCGGAGGAGAAACGCGAAGCGTTGCCCGATCCCGCGAACCCCCACCTCGACAACGGCGGCTTCGAGATCGTCGAGGGCGTGACTGATGACGCCCCCCGCGCCGAGGGCGCCGCCCCGCGGCCGGCGTGGTGGCACTATCTGCGTCAGTTCGAATTGGTCTCGGGCGAGACATCGCCCGAGGGCTCTCGCCACCTGCGGTTCTTCAACGACGAGCCGGGCCGCGGCTGCCGGGCGCTGCAAGGCTTTGCGGTCGACGGGCGGGCGGTCTCGTGGCTGCGGGTCCGTGGTCAGGTGCGCGGCGACCAGATCCGCAAAGGCCCCGGCCGCGACGAATGGCCTTACCTCGTCATCACGTTCTACAACGACCGCCGGGCCGCGCTCTCCAACGAGGTCATTGGCCCCTTCCGGGGCAGCTTTGACTGGACCCAGGCCGAACGTGTGGCGCCCGTGCCGCTAGCGGCGCGGGAAGCGATCGTGCGGATCGGCCTGCTCGGCGCCGTGGGCGAGATCGCCTGGGACGATCTGTCGGTCGAAGCGGCCCAGTAG
- a CDS encoding aminotransferase class V-fold PLP-dependent enzyme has protein sequence MPADAQPTTDPATTAATRAALRAEMPVAERWAYFDHAAVAPLSAPAARAIADWSSQAAQQGDTVWLEWAARVEATRKTAARLVGAGADEIALLSNTTQGINLVAEGVDWREGDNVVTLADEFPSNLLPWLNQQPKGVEVRRVATDRGRLDLDDLRKACDNRTRVVSVSWVGYSTGYRQDIDAIAEIAHDAGALFFLDAIQGLGVLPLSVRDTPIDFLAADGHKWMLGPEGAAVAYFRKENLDRLHATGVGWNSVTPQADFSQITELVLRPSATRFEGGSANMPGQHGLGASLELLTREPTARTAAAILETTDLACERLREIGAELATHRSAEPSGHDPRSGIVAFTLPGREPTEVRKRCLAAGVALSARSGRLRLSAHAYNTADDVDWLIEALRG, from the coding sequence ATGCCAGCCGATGCCCAGCCAACGACCGATCCAGCTACGACCGCCGCCACCCGGGCCGCCCTGCGGGCCGAGATGCCAGTCGCCGAGCGGTGGGCCTACTTCGACCACGCCGCCGTGGCGCCGCTGAGCGCGCCGGCCGCCCGGGCGATCGCCGACTGGTCGTCGCAGGCCGCCCAGCAGGGAGACACCGTGTGGCTCGAGTGGGCCGCCCGCGTCGAAGCGACCCGCAAGACGGCAGCCCGCCTCGTCGGCGCAGGCGCCGACGAGATCGCCTTGCTGAGCAACACCACGCAAGGGATAAACCTGGTGGCCGAGGGCGTCGATTGGCGTGAAGGGGACAACGTGGTGACACTCGCCGACGAGTTCCCCTCGAACCTGCTGCCGTGGCTCAACCAGCAGCCCAAGGGGGTCGAGGTGCGCCGCGTGGCTACCGACCGCGGCCGCTTGGATCTCGACGACTTGCGCAAGGCGTGCGACAACCGCACCCGCGTCGTCTCGGTCAGCTGGGTCGGCTACTCGACCGGCTACCGGCAAGACATCGACGCGATCGCCGAGATCGCCCACGACGCCGGGGCGTTGTTCTTCCTCGACGCGATCCAGGGCCTCGGCGTGCTGCCGCTGAGCGTGCGCGACACGCCGATCGACTTTCTGGCGGCCGACGGCCACAAATGGATGCTCGGCCCCGAGGGGGCGGCCGTCGCTTACTTCCGCAAAGAGAACCTCGACCGCTTGCACGCCACGGGCGTCGGCTGGAACAGCGTCACGCCGCAGGCCGATTTCAGTCAGATCACCGAGCTCGTGTTGCGGCCCTCGGCGACGCGGTTCGAAGGCGGCTCGGCCAACATGCCCGGCCAGCACGGCCTGGGGGCGAGCCTCGAGTTGCTCACCCGCGAGCCGACCGCTCGCACGGCCGCCGCGATCCTCGAAACCACCGATCTCGCTTGCGAGCGGTTGCGAGAGATCGGCGCCGAACTCGCCACGCACCGCTCGGCCGAGCCCTCGGGCCACGACCCCCGGTCGGGCATTGTGGCGTTCACGCTCCCCGGCCGCGAGCCGACCGAGGTTCGCAAGCGTTGCCTCGCAGCGGGCGTCGCCCTCAGCGCACGCAGCGGCCGCTTGCGTTTGAGCGCCCACGCCTACAACACCGCCGACGACGTCGATTGGCTGATCGAAGCGCTGAGGGGCTAG
- the coaD gene encoding pantetheine-phosphate adenylyltransferase, whose product MPRRAVYTGSFDPITLGHLNVIERGRLLCDELIVGVGVNPHKTPLFDADERVALVEQTIAAADGRLDHVRVKRFEGLAVRFVREMGAELIVRGVRTLSDMEAEFTMILANRKLDPTIETVFFMAGDEYSHISSSLIRQITPLASDEELSRFVPKAIIPALRAKLN is encoded by the coding sequence ATGCCGCGCCGCGCTGTTTACACCGGTTCTTTCGACCCGATCACGCTGGGACACCTCAATGTGATCGAACGCGGCCGTCTGCTGTGCGACGAGCTCATCGTGGGCGTCGGGGTGAACCCTCACAAGACGCCGCTGTTCGACGCCGACGAGCGCGTCGCCCTCGTCGAGCAGACGATCGCGGCGGCCGACGGCCGACTCGATCACGTGCGCGTCAAGCGATTCGAGGGTCTCGCCGTGCGGTTCGTCCGCGAGATGGGCGCCGAGTTGATCGTCCGTGGCGTGCGCACGCTATCGGACATGGAAGCCGAGTTCACGATGATCCTGGCCAACAGGAAGCTCGACCCCACGATCGAGACCGTCTTCTTCATGGCCGGCGACGAATACTCGCACATCTCCAGCTCGCTGATCCGCCAGATCACCCCGCTGGCGAGCGACGAGGAGCTGTCGCGCTTCGTCCCCAAAGCGATCATCCCCGCCCTGCGGGCGAAGCTGAACTAG
- a CDS encoding DUF433 domain-containing protein: MQPTIAQHVEIRPNRGGGQRAYVAGTRVRVQDIVPDHERHGLSIEEIVRNYPQLTIAQVHAALAYYFDNRELVREHIRDADFLLIASERSDHLGIVYWTERNHFGQPIRDLDNLCFDTTPEHMAGVVRFL, translated from the coding sequence ATGCAGCCGACGATCGCCCAACACGTCGAGATCCGCCCCAACCGCGGCGGCGGCCAACGCGCTTACGTCGCTGGCACGCGGGTGCGTGTGCAGGACATCGTCCCCGACCACGAGCGTCACGGCTTGTCGATCGAAGAGATCGTTCGCAACTACCCGCAGCTCACGATCGCCCAGGTTCACGCCGCTCTGGCGTACTACTTCGACAACCGCGAACTTGTGCGTGAGCATATACGCGACGCCGATTTCTTACTGATCGCAAGCGAGCGGAGCGATCACCTGGGCATCGTCTACTGGACCGAGAGGAATCACTTCGGGCAGCCAATCCGCGACCTCGACAACCTCTGCTTCGACACGACGCCCGAGCACATGGCGGGCGTCGTTCGATTCTTGTAA